A part of Primulina eburnea isolate SZY01 chromosome 10, ASM2296580v1, whole genome shotgun sequence genomic DNA contains:
- the LOC140803558 gene encoding LOW QUALITY PROTEIN: uncharacterized protein (The sequence of the model RefSeq protein was modified relative to this genomic sequence to represent the inferred CDS: inserted 1 base in 1 codon; deleted 1 base in 1 codon) yields MAGKDGLSSLHVAAWEASKKKLSRLQKREELEREVYVLHKMLEHEQNVHEYLHRLHEGHAGDVLSIPNSLPLNMKELLVELAMVENEITRLESQINQLQDEVKHERKLNLESKFKNEPGRGILKSFHESLPVPQDSDVVQGCNKKVTFDTKALHFISKAIKGDYHNMSDFGIFDDKKSMNSKGFISSKDNILNNGAGNFQGKEPKRSTVGSNKSPSPLKEPRNPTPRKDRNVETTRDISPKVLSTPLLSAEDSIHKWAPNKLSENITKCLIFIFVRSLRTARAMDLEKSGPITRSSNFSISFRASETSTISSKTNLMSQKDSRQQDPYGIFDSEESVPRDIGPYKNLVIFTSSSIDLKYIQNSSSVSLFQKLKVLMDGLQKVDLRFSSHQQKLXFWINMYNACVMHGFLQYGVASVSGREKLLTLINKASLNISGNTFSAQEIEHCILRKSADSLAQEIIGKDERNNKIQELYGVEETDPNVTFALCCGTRSSPAVKIYTAEGVTAELERSKQEYLQACIVVTTSTKKIGIPELLLRNMHDFVQEMESPVDWICQQLPTSGSLRKSIAHIGKSSAIVEKIPYDFEFQYLLPII; encoded by the exons CTATCTAGACTGCAAAAGAGGGAGGAGCTCGAAAGAGAG GTTTATGTGCTTCACAAGATGTTGGAGCATGAACAAAATGTGCACGAGTATCTCCATCGATTGCATGAAGGGCATGCTGGTGATGTTCTGAGTATTCCAAACTCTTTGCCTCTCAAT ATGAAAGAGTTGCTAGTGGAGTTGGCCATGGTGGAAAACGAGATAACTCGACTCGAAAGCCAGATCAACCAGCTTCAAGATGAAGTAAAACATGAAAGGAAACTCAATCTGGAATCGAAATTCAAGAACGAGCCAGGCCGTGGGATTTTAAAAAGTTTCCATGAATCTTTACCAGTTCCACAAGATTCCGATGTTGTCCAAGGTTGTAATAAGAAGGTAACATTCGATACCAAAGCCCTCCATTTTATCAGCAAGGCTATCAAAGGAGATTACCATAACATGAGTGACTTCGGAATATTCGATGATAAAAAATCGATGAATTCTAAAGGATTCATCAGTTCGAAGGACAATATTCTAAACAATGGGGCTGGGAATTTTCAAGGAAAAGAGCCTAAAAGAAGTACTGTTGGTTCGAATAAGTCTCCATCTCCTCTAAAAGAGCCAAGAAATCCAACCCCTCGT AAAGATCGCAATGTTGAAACTACTAGAGATATCTCTCCTAAGGTTCTTTCCACCCCATTACTCTCAGCAGAAGACAGCATCCACAAATGGGCACCAAACAAGTTATCCGAAAACATAACCAAGTGCCTGATTTTCATATTTGTGAGATCACTTCGAACAGCTAGAGCAATGGACTTGGAAAAATCTGGTCCAATAACTCGATCTTCCAACTTTTCTATTAGCTTCAGGGCATCAGAAACGAGCACGATTTCATCGAAAACGAACCTTATGTCTCAGAAAGACTCGCGACAACAAGATCCCTATGGTATATTTGATTCTGAAGAGTCTGTGCCGAGGGATATCGGTCCTTATAAAAACTTGGTTATATTCACATCAAGCTCTATCGATCTGAAATACATCCAAAATTCGAGCTCCGTTTCTTTGTTCCAAAAGCTGAA GGTTTTGATGGATGGTCTTCAAAAGGTGGATTTGAGATTCTCCAGTCATCAGCAAAAAC GCTTTTGGATCAACATGTACAACGCCTGTGTCATGCAC GGTTTTCTTCAATATGGAGTTGCCTCGGTCTCCGGCCGTGAAAAACTACTGACACTAATCAACAAG GCAAGTTTGAATATCTCTGGGAACACATTCAGTGCGCAAGAAATTGAACATTGTATTTTGAGGAAATCGGCAGATTCATTAGCCCAAGAg ATTATTGGAAAAGACGAGAGGaataataaaattcaagaacTATATGGAGTTGAGGAAACAGATCCAAATGTCACATTCGCCTTGTGCTGTGGCACCCGTTCATCTCCAGCA GTGAAAATATACACAGCTGAAGGGGTGACAGCAGAATTAGAGAGGTCAAAACAAGAATATCTGCAAGCCTGC ATCGTGGTGACGACGAGCACGAAAAAGATAGGGATCCCGGAGCTTCTGCTTAGAAACATGCATGATTTTGTGCAGGAAATGGAGTCCCCCGTGGATTGGATCTGCCAGCAGTTGCCCACTTCTGGTTCTTTGAGGAAATCGATTGCACATATAGGCAAGAGCTCCGCCATTGTTGAGAAGATACCGTATGACTTTGAGTTCCAATACTTGTTGCCGATTATATGA